The following proteins are encoded in a genomic region of Gimesia algae:
- a CDS encoding catalase codes for MTDKPTLTTTGGAPVPDNQNSLTAGPRGPVLMQDYQLIEKLAHQNRERIAERVVHAKGWGAHGTLTIENDISKYTKAKVLQPGTKTEMIARFSTVAGEAGAADAERDVRGFSLKFYTEEGNWDLVGNNTPVFFVRDAYKFPDFIHTQKRHPKTNLRSPTAMWDFWSLSPESLHQVTILFSDRGLPVGVRNMNGYGSHTYSLINDNNERFWVKFHFKTQQGHQHWTNAEAEQVIGKTRESTQEDLFYAIEKGDFPKWNMQIQVMPETDADLTPYNPFDLTKVWPHGDYPLIDVGTLELNRNPENYFAEIEQAAFSPSNKVPGIGFSPDKMLQARVFSYADAHRHRIGTHYESLPVNEPKCPVHHYHKDGAMHFKSNGCPVDAYYEPNSFNGPVEKPDVAEPPLKITGDAARYDHREGNDDYSQPRALFNLFDDGQKSRLFSNIAAAMQGVPEEIVERQLKHFELVDPAYAAGVRTALNAS; via the coding sequence ATGACTGACAAGCCGACGCTGACCACCACCGGCGGAGCCCCCGTCCCCGACAATCAGAACTCATTAACAGCAGGACCACGTGGCCCTGTACTGATGCAGGATTACCAGTTAATCGAAAAACTGGCTCACCAGAATCGGGAGCGAATCGCAGAACGAGTCGTACACGCCAAAGGCTGGGGCGCGCATGGTACGCTGACGATCGAAAATGACATCAGCAAATACACGAAAGCCAAGGTCCTGCAACCAGGTACAAAAACGGAAATGATCGCCCGTTTCTCTACGGTCGCCGGCGAGGCAGGAGCCGCGGATGCCGAGCGTGATGTACGGGGATTTTCATTGAAATTTTATACCGAAGAAGGCAACTGGGACCTGGTCGGCAATAACACTCCGGTCTTTTTTGTCCGTGATGCTTATAAATTTCCCGACTTCATCCACACCCAGAAACGACATCCCAAAACCAATCTGCGTTCTCCTACCGCGATGTGGGATTTCTGGTCGCTCTCACCGGAATCACTGCATCAGGTGACCATTCTATTTTCCGACCGTGGCTTACCAGTCGGCGTCAGAAATATGAACGGCTACGGCAGCCACACCTACAGTCTCATCAATGACAACAACGAACGCTTCTGGGTCAAGTTCCACTTCAAAACTCAACAGGGACACCAACACTGGACCAACGCCGAAGCGGAACAGGTCATAGGAAAAACCAGAGAAAGCACACAGGAAGATCTGTTCTACGCGATTGAGAAAGGGGACTTCCCCAAATGGAACATGCAGATCCAGGTCATGCCGGAAACAGATGCCGACCTCACGCCCTATAATCCATTCGACCTGACCAAAGTCTGGCCGCACGGCGATTATCCGTTAATCGACGTAGGCACGCTGGAACTGAATCGCAATCCCGAAAACTACTTCGCGGAAATCGAACAGGCGGCCTTTTCCCCTTCGAACAAGGTGCCCGGCATCGGCTTTTCGCCTGATAAAATGCTGCAGGCACGCGTCTTTTCTTATGCCGACGCCCATCGTCACCGTATCGGCACTCACTACGAATCGCTACCTGTGAACGAACCAAAGTGCCCCGTGCATCATTATCACAAAGACGGTGCAATGCACTTCAAATCGAACGGCTGCCCCGTGGATGCCTACTACGAACCAAACTCTTTCAACGGCCCGGTAGAAAAACCCGATGTCGCCGAACCACCACTCAAGATCACCGGCGACGCCGCCCGCTATGATCACCGCGAAGGCAACGACGATTACTCACAGCCCCGCGCCCTGTTCAACCTGTTCGACGACGGACAGAAATCGCGACTGTTCTCCAACATCGCCGCCGCCATGCAAGGCGTGCCCGAGGAAATCGTCGAACGCCAGCTCAAACACTTCGAACTGGTTGACCCCGCGTATGCTGCCGGCGTGCGGACAGCCTTGAACGCTTCCTGA
- a CDS encoding ATP-grasp domain-containing protein, whose product MNENICLIGFDEPEIEILKQQISGRVIAHPSLPGFRVEDGQLYVDNESGGWQSRVDRVIFHGIFESDAELFVALALWGGPCFPDPLGMLNCRDKHACLVRALSQTQFPGFGRGYVPAGGSVKLETEQVAKWGNWHCGENKARVQGEWSAEFSSTLEPFYPGNAVRVVLLGDEVFQIQLTGDDWLKSIHDPTADFMNVDADLAEDTRALAQYFNLPVIANDYVVGEDGEKYLLEVNHIPNVTRFPLLWERYTELVINWCRD is encoded by the coding sequence ATGAATGAAAACATCTGTCTGATCGGGTTTGATGAACCTGAAATCGAAATTCTGAAACAACAGATTTCAGGCCGTGTGATTGCTCATCCCTCTCTGCCTGGTTTTCGGGTTGAGGACGGGCAGTTGTACGTTGATAACGAATCGGGTGGCTGGCAGTCGCGAGTTGATCGAGTGATTTTTCATGGCATCTTTGAAAGCGATGCAGAGTTGTTTGTCGCGCTGGCATTGTGGGGTGGTCCCTGTTTTCCAGATCCGCTTGGTATGCTCAATTGCCGTGATAAACATGCCTGTCTGGTGCGGGCGCTTTCACAGACTCAGTTTCCGGGTTTCGGACGCGGATATGTCCCTGCGGGGGGCTCTGTTAAACTTGAGACAGAGCAGGTAGCCAAGTGGGGAAACTGGCATTGTGGTGAAAACAAGGCACGGGTTCAGGGCGAATGGAGTGCGGAATTCAGCAGCACACTCGAGCCGTTTTATCCGGGGAATGCGGTACGCGTCGTTCTGCTAGGCGATGAAGTATTCCAGATACAGCTTACAGGCGACGACTGGTTAAAATCAATCCACGATCCGACTGCGGATTTCATGAATGTCGATGCCGATTTGGCAGAAGATACCAGAGCACTCGCGCAGTATTTCAACCTGCCTGTGATTGCCAATGATTATGTTGTTGGCGAAGATGGGGAGAAGTATCTGTTAGAAGTAAATCATATTCCGAATGTCACCCGTTTTCCATTGCTGTGGGAACGGTACACTGAGTTGGTGATCAACTGGTGTCGAGATTGA